In Pseudothermotoga hypogea DSM 11164 = NBRC 106472, the following are encoded in one genomic region:
- a CDS encoding response regulator transcription factor, whose protein sequence is MRILVVEDNEDLANSIKRGLEKEGYSVQLAFDGDTGLDMALEGNYDCIVLDVLLPGVDGFEFVQTLRETNVQTPVLMLTALDSVDDKVTGLSSGADDYLTKPFDFRELLARVQSLIRRSHLLRGEVLSFKDIQLNSRTRKVTVKGAELKLSRREFDLLELFMRDPNVVFSREEILERVWGNERETKSNVVDVYVLYLRSKLKPFGYDKFLESVPGIGYRLRTEA, encoded by the coding sequence ATGAGGATACTCGTTGTGGAGGACAACGAAGACTTAGCGAATTCCATAAAGAGAGGACTCGAAAAGGAAGGTTACTCGGTGCAGCTCGCCTTCGATGGCGATACGGGTCTTGACATGGCGTTGGAAGGAAATTACGACTGCATCGTTTTGGACGTGTTGCTTCCTGGTGTGGATGGTTTCGAGTTCGTCCAGACGCTCAGAGAAACCAACGTTCAAACACCCGTGTTGATGCTGACAGCTTTGGATTCTGTGGACGACAAAGTAACTGGTCTGAGCAGCGGTGCGGACGACTATTTGACCAAACCTTTCGATTTCAGAGAGTTGCTCGCACGCGTTCAAAGCCTCATAAGAAGAAGCCACCTTTTGAGAGGGGAAGTCCTCAGCTTCAAAGACATTCAGCTGAACAGCAGAACACGCAAAGTGACGGTCAAAGGCGCTGAGCTGAAACTGAGCAGAAGAGAATTCGATCTACTGGAACTCTTCATGCGCGATCCAAACGTGGTATTCAGTCGTGAAGAGATCCTCGAACGCGTTTGGGGAAACGAGCGAGAGACCAAAAGCAACGTGGTCGATGTTTATGTACTCTATCTGAGGAGCAAGCTCAAGCCCTTCGGTTACGACAAATTCCTCGAGAGCGTCCCTGGGATCGGCTACAGGCTCAGAACGGAGGCGTGA
- a CDS encoding thiamine-binding protein: MKITCSIRLLPLKAESKDQIYGLVDEAIGVIANSGLKYLVGPSETTVEGEFSQLLKLIEEIYKKITPLCDRYVLEVAFDCAKSGVNIDEKIAKYR, from the coding sequence ATGAAGATCACATGTTCGATCAGACTGTTGCCTTTGAAGGCGGAAAGCAAAGATCAAATCTACGGACTCGTGGACGAAGCGATCGGTGTTATAGCTAACAGTGGGTTGAAGTACCTGGTTGGGCCATCTGAAACCACCGTCGAAGGTGAGTTCTCCCAGCTACTCAAGCTCATCGAAGAAATCTACAAAAAGATAACACCGCTGTGCGACAGATACGTTTTGGAAGTTGCCTTCGACTGCGCAAAGAGTGGTGTGAACATTGATGAAAAGATCGCGAAGTATCGTTGA
- a CDS encoding ABC transporter ATP-binding protein, which translates to MDEREQLGSRTSDREGVHERVLALGVKNLVVSYDRLLVIDGVDLWVERGEIVAVLGPSGCGKTTLLKAILGLVDYTGEVLLNSERVGYMPQRDTLFEWMNCIDNVSLPLRLNGMSKREARTMAMEYLKKVQLEDWAYRWVYELSGGMRQRVSLARALVTGAKILLMDEPFSSVDAQTRRSLQLLFSELVARENITVLLVTHSVEEAVFLADRIVLLSQRPARVRRIFDVELKKPRTIEILDEPIYQKLVSRIYQEIFSSSS; encoded by the coding sequence GTGGATGAGAGAGAACAACTTGGTTCCAGAACTTCAGATAGAGAAGGCGTTCACGAACGAGTTCTTGCCCTCGGAGTGAAGAATCTTGTAGTTTCTTACGATCGCTTGTTGGTGATAGATGGTGTCGATCTGTGGGTCGAGCGCGGTGAAATCGTGGCCGTGCTCGGCCCCTCTGGTTGTGGCAAAACGACGTTGTTGAAGGCCATCTTGGGTTTGGTGGACTACACCGGCGAAGTCTTATTGAACAGCGAGAGAGTAGGATACATGCCGCAGCGGGACACACTGTTCGAATGGATGAATTGTATCGACAACGTTTCTCTGCCGCTTCGCTTGAACGGTATGAGCAAGCGCGAAGCGAGAACCATGGCCATGGAGTATTTGAAAAAGGTTCAGCTCGAAGATTGGGCCTACAGATGGGTATACGAACTTTCCGGCGGTATGAGGCAAAGAGTCTCACTCGCACGCGCTTTAGTCACTGGCGCAAAGATATTGTTGATGGACGAACCTTTCAGCTCTGTGGATGCACAGACTCGAAGAAGTTTACAGCTGTTGTTTTCCGAGCTTGTGGCGAGAGAGAACATAACCGTCTTACTCGTGACGCACAGCGTTGAGGAGGCCGTCTTTCTCGCAGACAGGATCGTTTTACTTTCACAGAGACCTGCAAGGGTCAGAAGGATCTTCGATGTGGAATTGAAAAAACCAAGAACCATCGAGATCCTCGACGAGCCCATTTACCAAAAGCTGGTTTCGCGGATCTATCAGGAGATATTCTCAAGCTCGAGTTGA
- a CDS encoding efflux RND transporter permease subunit, with protein sequence MNVARQASKRPVAVFMLLLAIAALGVIALRRLHLELIPNLEYPYAAVFATYMGAGTEEVEQLVTEPLERIIATVPGVKRFTSVSQPGFSFILIEYAWGVDVLSASSRLERYLSLAQANLPEQVKPSVVEFDPSLLPVFVFSTEQDVESFVDQIKRLPDVAGVEVLGKASKRVVVRLDPEKVEQLGLDLSLMEMFLSGNAIYPMGQVKDENGNVYPITVDARFRNLEELRNAIVGFRGLTYQTAMSGQLPKLLVPIRLGQVASIEVVEEEVRGVVRVNGHSTNVVAVRKRSGANTVESVRQIKNLLKQLKVSYTPLIDQSLYTQRAVNNLLKNLLLGLLCASIVVAIFVPNIFNTLIVSLSIPVSLIIAIVLMYFFKLNFDLLTLGGLTMAVGMLVDNAIVVFENIFRHKSEGQDYLEAASRGTKEVFGAIFASTATTVIVFVPLLFTESFAATMFKYFAATLSLALGASLAVAGVLVPAGSKWIMSRKIEAYEKFRITYKNSLERLLDRKVVVLPLVLVILLFSVFVLMNRPRSFTPKFESNTLSIVVKMNEQAGYEKTSQVVSELEKFILERKEKFNVQHVYCEVGITSELSQIVGGASEDKGTIYVWFGGKRTEYVENKKALLSELQKFQIQGATLSVGESDFMSELFGYPLTIVLRGKDIDLLLKEAERLSDALKQKGIGQVAVRGKATLQTMMVDIDRTKAIFSGLLPGQLLMEFQRRTVGQAIGIVSTEEGSLPVFLKVSSLGTVEDVGGVVFKNMRNQQIPLDVIANVEKRQTLTSISHMNGERVVYVDVTESQFSVSKLTRIAEETINDLKLKVDHEFSGQKNSMDTLFSEFRTIIIIAAILVYMFLAAQFESLVVPFIIFMSVPIALVALTLTMLIFNYELNLPVLVGSLTLVGTVVNNAIVMVSFVLQRRREAKEVSFRTIITESASLRLRPILMTSLTTILALLPVALSRAEGSELESPIAWTIILGLSITTLFTLYVVPMLLELLLKRSTRA encoded by the coding sequence ATGAACGTTGCAAGGCAAGCCTCCAAAAGACCTGTCGCGGTTTTCATGCTGCTGCTCGCCATCGCAGCGCTGGGTGTGATTGCCCTTCGAAGACTCCACCTCGAGCTCATTCCAAACCTTGAATATCCCTACGCTGCAGTTTTCGCCACTTACATGGGTGCCGGTACTGAAGAAGTCGAACAACTCGTCACCGAACCTTTGGAGCGCATCATCGCTACAGTCCCCGGGGTAAAGAGGTTCACTTCCGTATCTCAACCCGGTTTTTCCTTCATTCTCATCGAATACGCTTGGGGTGTGGACGTACTTTCTGCCTCGTCTCGGCTCGAGAGATATCTGAGCCTCGCACAAGCGAATTTACCGGAACAAGTGAAGCCTTCCGTCGTGGAGTTCGATCCTTCGTTGTTGCCGGTTTTCGTGTTCTCAACAGAACAGGATGTGGAATCGTTCGTTGATCAAATAAAGAGACTTCCAGATGTGGCGGGCGTTGAGGTGCTTGGCAAAGCAAGCAAACGCGTTGTCGTGAGGCTCGATCCAGAAAAGGTTGAACAGCTTGGACTCGATCTTTCACTCATGGAGATGTTTCTCTCTGGCAACGCGATCTATCCGATGGGCCAGGTCAAAGATGAAAACGGTAACGTTTATCCCATCACGGTTGATGCACGCTTTAGGAACTTGGAAGAACTGAGAAATGCGATCGTGGGTTTCAGGGGCCTGACCTACCAGACAGCGATGAGCGGGCAACTTCCCAAGTTGCTGGTGCCGATCAGGCTGGGACAAGTGGCGTCCATCGAAGTGGTGGAAGAAGAAGTCCGTGGGGTCGTGAGGGTCAACGGTCATTCGACGAACGTTGTGGCGGTCAGGAAAAGATCGGGCGCGAACACTGTCGAGAGTGTGAGACAAATCAAGAATCTGTTGAAGCAGTTGAAAGTTTCTTACACACCTTTGATAGACCAATCACTCTACACGCAGAGGGCTGTGAACAACTTGTTGAAGAACTTGCTCTTGGGATTGCTGTGCGCTTCCATCGTGGTTGCGATATTCGTTCCGAACATCTTCAACACGCTGATCGTTTCTTTGAGCATCCCTGTTTCACTGATCATCGCGATAGTTTTGATGTACTTCTTCAAACTGAACTTCGATCTCCTCACACTCGGAGGACTCACGATGGCCGTGGGGATGCTCGTTGACAACGCGATCGTGGTGTTCGAAAACATCTTCAGGCACAAGAGCGAAGGTCAAGATTATCTTGAAGCCGCTTCTCGGGGTACCAAGGAAGTTTTCGGTGCGATCTTCGCTTCCACCGCGACGACCGTCATAGTGTTCGTGCCACTGTTGTTCACAGAAAGCTTTGCTGCAACGATGTTCAAGTACTTCGCAGCCACGCTTTCGTTGGCGTTGGGTGCGTCTTTGGCCGTGGCGGGTGTGCTCGTGCCGGCAGGATCGAAGTGGATCATGTCGAGAAAGATCGAAGCGTACGAGAAATTCAGGATCACTTACAAAAACTCTCTGGAGCGTTTGCTGGACAGAAAAGTCGTGGTGCTTCCGTTAGTTCTGGTGATCTTGCTGTTCAGTGTCTTCGTGTTGATGAACAGACCGAGAAGCTTCACACCGAAGTTCGAATCGAACACTCTATCGATCGTTGTGAAGATGAACGAGCAGGCCGGTTATGAAAAGACGTCTCAGGTCGTTTCCGAATTAGAGAAATTCATTCTCGAGAGGAAAGAAAAGTTCAACGTGCAACACGTCTATTGTGAAGTTGGAATAACGAGCGAACTTTCACAGATCGTTGGCGGCGCGAGCGAAGACAAGGGAACGATCTACGTTTGGTTCGGTGGCAAAAGGACAGAGTACGTTGAGAACAAGAAGGCGTTGCTCTCAGAACTTCAGAAATTTCAAATCCAAGGTGCCACGTTGAGCGTTGGCGAATCGGACTTCATGTCAGAGTTGTTCGGATATCCTCTCACGATAGTTCTGAGGGGAAAAGACATAGACCTTCTCTTGAAAGAGGCTGAAAGACTCAGCGATGCGTTGAAGCAGAAGGGTATCGGTCAGGTCGCAGTCCGTGGTAAAGCCACTCTGCAAACCATGATGGTTGATATAGACAGAACCAAAGCGATCTTCTCAGGTTTGCTTCCGGGCCAATTGCTCATGGAATTTCAGCGTCGAACGGTCGGACAGGCCATCGGCATCGTTTCAACCGAGGAAGGAAGTTTACCAGTCTTTTTGAAGGTCTCCAGCCTTGGAACGGTTGAAGACGTTGGGGGCGTTGTGTTCAAGAACATGAGGAATCAACAGATACCGCTGGACGTGATCGCGAACGTTGAGAAAAGACAGACCTTGACATCCATTTCGCACATGAACGGAGAACGTGTGGTGTACGTGGACGTTACGGAATCGCAATTCTCCGTGTCGAAGTTGACACGAATCGCAGAGGAAACCATCAACGATTTGAAACTGAAAGTGGACCACGAGTTCTCCGGGCAGAAGAACTCGATGGACACGCTCTTCTCTGAATTCAGAACCATCATAATCATCGCCGCGATACTCGTCTACATGTTTCTGGCGGCCCAGTTCGAATCTCTCGTCGTGCCGTTCATCATATTCATGTCCGTGCCGATCGCGTTGGTGGCACTCACACTCACAATGCTCATCTTCAATTACGAGTTGAACCTTCCCGTACTGGTGGGGAGTCTGACGTTGGTCGGTACCGTGGTGAACAACGCCATTGTGATGGTGAGCTTCGTACTTCAAAGAAGACGTGAAGCGAAAGAAGTTTCGTTCAGAACGATCATCACAGAATCGGCTTCGTTGAGGCTCAGGCCCATCTTGATGACCAGCCTCACCACGATCTTGGCTCTGCTTCCCGTCGCACTCAGCAGGGCTGAAGGTTCAGAGCTCGAATCGCCAATCGCGTGGACGATCATCTTAGGCTTGAGCATCACGACACTTTTCACACTGTATGTCGTTCCGATGTTGCTCGAGCTGTTGCTGAAAAGATCAACTCGAGCTTGA
- a CDS encoding PhoPQ-activated pathogenicity-related family protein — protein MKKIFVWFIVVLTCVAIGQELFEYVRTHKDVSYKVVSEKVSENGFKMIHVLLKSQTWRGFEWKHDVLIVIPPKVEFENTAVLLITGDFDPTRAKEVEDFLWIAEKFGAPFIVLGDVPNQPIFGLREDDLIAHTFVQYGETNDPTWPLLFPMTTSAVAAMDMAQEMLNVEKFFVTGASKRGWTTWLTAVLDDRVFAIAPIVFDNLNFEKQLAQQMKMYGEYSRSISPYVERGLPEYVRTEVGQKLLKMVDPYSYRDRLTMPKYIVNATNDEYWTIYSSMLYFFDLPGKNYLLYVPNNPHGIKNIPYVVDNLSSFFKLVLKNVLPQISFEISDGTIVIKDDPVIRQVYLHRAVSDTTDFRKSLWLRFPILPDAGVYSISVEPPQGRHVAYYAEIVLEIEGLTLSVCTPGVYK, from the coding sequence ATGAAAAAAATCTTTGTGTGGTTCATCGTGGTACTGACATGTGTCGCGATAGGTCAAGAATTGTTCGAGTACGTTCGAACCCACAAAGATGTTTCATACAAAGTAGTTTCCGAAAAAGTCTCGGAGAACGGGTTCAAGATGATCCACGTACTTTTGAAGAGTCAAACGTGGCGCGGGTTCGAGTGGAAGCACGACGTTCTGATCGTTATACCTCCAAAAGTCGAGTTCGAGAACACCGCGGTGTTGCTCATCACGGGAGACTTCGATCCAACGAGAGCTAAAGAAGTCGAAGATTTCCTCTGGATTGCAGAAAAGTTTGGAGCACCCTTCATCGTACTGGGGGACGTTCCGAATCAGCCCATCTTCGGCTTGAGGGAAGACGATCTCATCGCACACACCTTCGTTCAGTACGGTGAAACGAACGATCCAACCTGGCCATTGCTTTTCCCGATGACTACATCGGCCGTGGCTGCGATGGACATGGCACAAGAAATGCTGAACGTTGAAAAGTTCTTCGTCACAGGTGCTTCAAAACGTGGTTGGACAACTTGGTTGACTGCGGTGCTGGACGATCGAGTCTTCGCCATAGCACCGATCGTTTTCGACAATTTGAACTTTGAAAAACAACTCGCCCAACAGATGAAGATGTACGGTGAATACAGTAGAAGCATTTCACCGTACGTTGAGAGGGGTTTGCCCGAATACGTGCGTACCGAGGTTGGACAAAAACTTCTGAAGATGGTTGATCCGTACAGTTATAGAGATCGTCTCACGATGCCGAAGTACATCGTGAACGCCACCAACGATGAGTACTGGACCATATATTCCAGCATGCTGTACTTCTTCGACCTTCCAGGGAAGAACTATCTGCTGTACGTGCCGAACAATCCCCATGGGATAAAGAACATACCCTACGTGGTGGACAATCTTTCAAGCTTCTTCAAACTCGTGCTGAAGAATGTACTTCCCCAGATCAGTTTTGAAATCTCCGATGGAACTATCGTGATAAAGGATGATCCTGTGATTCGTCAAGTTTACTTGCACAGGGCCGTTTCTGACACGACCGATTTCAGAAAATCTCTCTGGTTGAGATTTCCAATCCTGCCCGATGCGGGTGTATACTCGATCTCGGTGGAACCACCTCAAGGCAGGCACGTGGCGTATTATGCTGAGATCGTGCTCGAAATCGAAGGTCTGACACTGAGCGTGTGCACTCCGGGGGTGTACAAATGA
- a CDS encoding sensor histidine kinase — protein MNRTMEELRDFATTISHQLRNPLASAKTRLEVLLTEDLPDNVKIEMEKIKHNIDRMVEITSQLLLIARTQHTSAKNFEEEDLSSLILESIDQVSQKYNNKEFLIDSIKEIKVKCVGPLLIHAFANLLDNACKYSSSEKPITLHVEESGETVKVEVCNYGDPIPEQDRDKIFLKFFRSSNARTEGFGLGLAVVKAIADLHRAQVYYECEDGVNKFVMILPK, from the coding sequence TTGAACAGAACCATGGAAGAACTGAGAGACTTCGCAACCACTATATCCCACCAGCTGAGAAATCCCCTCGCCAGTGCCAAAACAAGGCTCGAAGTGCTCTTGACGGAGGATCTACCCGACAACGTGAAGATCGAGATGGAGAAGATCAAGCACAACATCGACAGGATGGTCGAGATCACATCACAACTGTTGCTCATCGCGAGAACGCAACACACCTCGGCGAAGAACTTCGAAGAGGAAGACCTGTCGAGCTTGATACTCGAGAGCATAGACCAAGTTTCACAGAAGTACAACAACAAGGAGTTCCTGATCGACTCGATCAAGGAGATAAAAGTAAAGTGCGTTGGTCCACTGTTGATACACGCCTTCGCCAATCTTCTCGACAACGCGTGTAAGTACTCCAGTTCAGAAAAACCTATCACTTTGCACGTCGAAGAGAGCGGAGAAACTGTGAAAGTGGAAGTTTGCAATTACGGAGATCCCATCCCAGAACAGGATCGAGACAAGATTTTTCTCAAGTTCTTCAGATCGAGCAACGCAAGAACCGAGGGCTTTGGCCTCGGTTTGGCCGTGGTGAAGGCCATAGCTGATCTGCACAGGGCGCAGGTTTACTACGAATGTGAAGACGGGGTCAACAAGTTCGTCATGATCCTGCCAAAGTGA
- a CDS encoding aspartate/glutamate racemase family protein, translating into MRKIAGIVGGMGSLSTVDFLKKVVESTYAEKDQDHIRMIVDFNTSVPDRTTAILHNGEDPTPYLVDSVKRLEKAGADFALFVCNTAHAFLGKVQGQVNIPILNLPKLALEKLASVGVKSAWLTGTKGLIASGMYQKVAREVGFELKVPDLSVQDAVMNVIYSVKAGKLEEARKVWLEKVEPHLDGYVLLACTELPVVACSNRLKLVDLNELWAKMIVEMCGGRLR; encoded by the coding sequence ATGAGGAAAATCGCTGGTATAGTTGGAGGCATGGGTTCGCTCTCGACGGTGGATTTCTTGAAGAAGGTCGTCGAATCGACATACGCTGAAAAGGATCAAGATCACATAAGAATGATCGTCGATTTCAACACCTCAGTTCCTGACAGAACGACCGCCATCTTGCACAACGGCGAAGATCCCACACCGTACTTGGTCGACTCGGTGAAGAGGCTGGAAAAAGCTGGAGCCGATTTCGCACTCTTCGTCTGCAACACCGCTCACGCCTTTTTGGGAAAGGTGCAAGGGCAGGTGAACATACCGATTCTGAACTTGCCGAAGCTGGCTCTGGAAAAACTGGCAAGCGTGGGTGTGAAGAGCGCGTGGCTCACCGGGACCAAGGGACTCATAGCGAGTGGAATGTACCAGAAGGTGGCAAGAGAGGTGGGCTTCGAGCTGAAGGTGCCAGATTTATCCGTGCAGGATGCCGTGATGAACGTGATCTATTCTGTGAAAGCTGGAAAGCTCGAGGAGGCAAGGAAAGTCTGGCTCGAGAAGGTCGAACCTCATTTGGACGGATATGTTCTTCTCGCTTGCACGGAACTTCCCGTCGTGGCATGCAGCAACAGGCTCAAGCTCGTCGATCTGAACGAACTGTGGGCGAAGATGATCGTGGAAATGTGCGGTGGGAGGCTGAGATGA
- a CDS encoding nickel-dependent lactate racemase family protein encodes MKVSLKYGEKQLQIDVPDHTEILSPKTEFPGVDDPFGEVRRALDNPIASPTLTQIVENMKPRKIAILVSDLTRPSPSHIIVPPILDELSRAGVKREQIKIVFALGFHRKMSEEEMKKAVGEEAFEHYDCINHDINECVYIGETSRGTPVDVFRLVAESDLIIATGNLELHWFVGYSGGYKALLPGVCSKRTIEKNHSLMLSEGAVAGNINSPVRLDIEEAGAMTNVKFIVNVVLNSKKEIVKAVAGHPITAHREGVKYIDAMYKVPIKKKYDVVIVSCGGFPKDINLYQAQKGLDNASHAVKDNGTIVLIAECREGFGERTFEEWMRKAKSPDEPLQWIRSNFVLGGHKAVGFCRVLKKTDIFLCSSMDENVVREIFMTPFSDPQRAVDAALEKHGKSASILFMPYANSTLPVLE; translated from the coding sequence ATGAAAGTCTCTCTGAAATACGGTGAAAAACAGCTACAAATCGACGTTCCGGATCACACAGAGATTCTTTCGCCCAAAACAGAGTTTCCGGGCGTCGATGATCCGTTCGGCGAAGTCCGCAGGGCTTTGGACAATCCCATAGCGAGTCCTACGTTGACGCAAATCGTTGAAAACATGAAACCAAGGAAGATCGCCATATTGGTGAGCGACCTGACGCGTCCGAGTCCTTCGCACATCATCGTTCCTCCGATTCTGGACGAACTGAGTAGGGCGGGCGTGAAACGTGAACAGATAAAGATCGTCTTCGCACTTGGTTTTCACAGGAAGATGAGCGAAGAGGAGATGAAAAAAGCCGTCGGTGAAGAAGCGTTCGAACATTACGACTGTATCAACCACGACATCAATGAGTGCGTGTACATCGGTGAGACGAGTCGGGGAACTCCCGTGGACGTCTTCAGACTAGTCGCTGAGTCGGACTTGATCATCGCCACGGGTAATCTTGAACTACACTGGTTCGTCGGCTACAGTGGCGGTTATAAAGCACTTCTTCCGGGTGTGTGCAGCAAGAGGACCATCGAGAAAAACCATTCGCTCATGCTTTCAGAAGGCGCCGTCGCTGGAAACATCAACAGCCCAGTGAGGCTCGACATAGAAGAGGCCGGTGCCATGACCAACGTCAAGTTCATCGTGAACGTAGTGCTCAACAGCAAGAAAGAGATTGTGAAAGCGGTCGCGGGCCACCCCATAACCGCGCATCGTGAGGGCGTGAAGTACATAGATGCGATGTACAAGGTTCCGATAAAGAAGAAGTACGACGTTGTGATCGTTTCGTGCGGTGGTTTTCCGAAGGACATAAACCTCTATCAAGCGCAAAAGGGTTTGGACAATGCGTCGCATGCGGTGAAGGACAACGGCACAATCGTACTTATAGCAGAGTGCAGAGAAGGTTTTGGGGAACGAACTTTCGAAGAGTGGATGAGAAAAGCAAAAAGCCCAGACGAACCGTTGCAGTGGATAAGGTCCAACTTCGTGCTGGGAGGCCACAAAGCTGTGGGCTTCTGCAGAGTTCTCAAGAAGACCGACATCTTTCTGTGTTCGAGCATGGACGAGAACGTTGTGAGAGAGATATTCATGACACCCTTCAGCGATCCACAGAGAGCGGTCGATGCGGCGCTCGAAAAACATGGAAAGTCAGCGTCGATTCTGTTCATGCCATACGCGAACTCCACCCTGCCTGTGCTCGAATGA
- a CDS encoding ABC transporter substrate-binding protein yields the protein MKKVWLVLLLACTISFAQQIVVVLDWYPNTNHTGLYVALEKGYFAQEGLNVSIVEPAKMSAEQMVASGNAHFGVSFQEFVTYARAQGLPVVSIAAVIQHNTSGFAWLRNSGISSPKDWEGKVYGAWGTEIEEVILKTIAKKYGIDWSKVKMQTVGQLDFVTGLRQRIFDFQWVFYGWEVIAAKLAGLDVEFLALKDIDETFDYYTPVLITSEKLIQQSPDLVRKFLRAVSKGYLYAMKNPEESAKILLKHAPELDERLVIESQRYLSSKYWEDSPKWGWQDEKIWRRFYAWMRENNLVPELQIEKAFTNEFLPSE from the coding sequence GTGAAGAAGGTCTGGCTTGTTTTGTTGCTTGCCTGCACGATTTCGTTCGCACAACAGATCGTCGTCGTGCTGGACTGGTATCCCAACACGAACCACACGGGTCTGTACGTGGCACTCGAAAAGGGTTACTTCGCTCAGGAAGGTTTGAACGTTTCCATAGTTGAACCAGCGAAGATGAGTGCCGAACAAATGGTGGCGAGTGGCAACGCGCATTTCGGCGTGAGTTTTCAGGAGTTCGTGACCTACGCACGCGCCCAAGGTCTTCCGGTGGTTTCGATCGCGGCCGTCATTCAGCACAACACGAGTGGTTTCGCTTGGTTGAGAAATTCTGGCATCTCTTCTCCAAAAGATTGGGAAGGCAAGGTCTACGGCGCCTGGGGCACGGAGATAGAAGAAGTCATACTCAAAACAATTGCGAAAAAGTACGGTATCGATTGGTCGAAGGTGAAGATGCAAACCGTCGGACAGCTCGACTTCGTGACGGGTTTGAGACAGAGGATTTTCGATTTCCAATGGGTCTTCTACGGTTGGGAAGTGATCGCGGCGAAGCTCGCGGGCCTCGATGTGGAGTTTTTGGCACTGAAAGACATTGATGAAACCTTCGACTACTATACGCCCGTGCTGATCACCAGCGAGAAACTGATCCAACAATCGCCAGATTTGGTCAGAAAGTTTCTGAGAGCGGTGAGCAAGGGTTATCTCTACGCAATGAAGAATCCGGAAGAGTCGGCGAAGATATTGCTCAAGCATGCTCCAGAGCTCGACGAAAGATTGGTCATCGAATCGCAGCGGTATTTGTCTTCGAAGTACTGGGAAGATTCACCGAAGTGGGGATGGCAGGATGAGAAAATCTGGAGGAGGTTCTACGCGTGGATGAGAGAGAACAACTTGGTTCCAGAACTTCAGATAGAGAAGGCGTTCACGAACGAGTTCTTGCCCTCGGAGTGA
- a CDS encoding ABC transporter permease, with product MKRSRSIVELISVATLIFLWQIVPVPTYLLPKPSQILLELLRNQDVLLRHTSVTLYEAIAGYFLALLLGVAIASLMFLVESVARTLLPIIVFTQTIPITVVAPIVAIWFGFGIGTKIGTVAFLCFFPIVVNTYEGFKTVDREKLEFLKAHGAKWYHKLEHLYLPHTVPYTIAGMKVAITYSLTAAVIAEWMGAQAGLGIYIIRALNSFRVDRVFTAVFIIIVFTLTLFYTLQFLQRKLFPWATKLEGGG from the coding sequence ATGAAAAGATCGCGAAGTATCGTTGAGCTCATCAGTGTTGCGACTCTGATCTTTCTCTGGCAAATAGTTCCCGTGCCGACGTATTTGTTGCCGAAACCTTCGCAGATCTTGCTTGAGCTCCTGAGAAACCAAGATGTTCTTCTGAGACACACTTCTGTGACGCTGTACGAAGCGATAGCTGGTTATTTTCTCGCGTTGCTCTTAGGTGTTGCGATCGCCTCGCTCATGTTCCTCGTTGAGAGCGTAGCAAGAACCTTGCTCCCAATCATAGTGTTCACACAGACGATCCCCATCACGGTGGTGGCGCCCATCGTCGCCATATGGTTCGGCTTTGGAATCGGTACGAAGATAGGCACCGTGGCCTTTCTGTGTTTCTTTCCCATCGTTGTGAACACTTACGAGGGGTTCAAAACCGTTGACAGAGAGAAACTCGAGTTTCTCAAAGCTCACGGTGCGAAGTGGTACCACAAGCTCGAGCATCTCTACCTACCACACACCGTTCCTTACACGATCGCGGGCATGAAGGTCGCGATCACCTACTCTTTGACGGCCGCAGTCATTGCCGAATGGATGGGTGCACAGGCAGGGCTCGGCATCTATATCATAAGAGCCTTGAACTCTTTCAGGGTCGACAGGGTCTTCACGGCTGTTTTCATCATCATCGTGTTCACGCTCACGCTGTTCTATACGCTTCAGTTTCTTCAAAGAAAACTCTTTCCATGGGCAACAAAGCTCGAGGGAGGTGGCTGA